The genomic interval CTTCAAAGTAAGCAAAACCGAAGTAGCCAATGCCGTATTTGCTGCCTGCTACGCCTTGAACAAGTGCGTTGTCGTCTTCAGAGAAGCTGATTGCTTTATCATTGCGAATGCCTGCTTTTTCAAGAATAGCTTCATTAAAGTAGTCATAAGTTCCGGAATCAGCGCCTGGTGAGAACATTACGATCGGCTCAGCAGGGAAAGTGTCGCGAACGTCTTTCCAAGTTGTTACTGTGCTGCCAGTTGTAAAGATTTTGTTCAGCTCTTCAACTGTCAAGTGGTCGATGAAGTCATTGTCTTTGCTTACAACAACAGACAAACCGTCAAATGCTACAGAAAGCTCTGTATATTCGATGCCAGCTGCTTTACAAGCTGCTGCTTCTTCATCCTTGATGTGACGGGAAGCATCTGCAATGGCAATCTCGCCTGCGCAAAATTGTTTAAAGCCGCCGCCTGTGCCAGATACGCCAACCGGTACTCGTACATCTTTGTGCTCTTTGTTGAATTCTTCAGCTGCTGCTTCTGTAAGTGGGAACACTGTGCTTGAACCATCAATTTTAATCTCGCCTGACAATTTCACATCTTCACCAGCTGGTGCGTTAGTTGCAGTGTTATTCTTAGATCCTGTATTTTCAGAACCTTTATTTCCGCTATTATTACCACATGCAGCTGCGAATACGAGCAGCGTCACCATCGACAACATTAGAATTCCTTTAAACCCTTTTTTCTTTAACAACTCTACCACTCCTCTTATTATGTCTGTAAGGGTTCATCCCCGTGCCTCTTATACTACTAGCCGTTTGTAAACCTCGTATTCTGTTTTTGTAAACTCCATGTTAAAAATAAGATTGCTGTAATTTTTTCATTTCGACTGCGATATGAACGGCTTGCTGATGTGCCTGCTCCGATAAAACGCCAATTTGCTTCGCGCTATTGCGATTATCAGCTGCCGCTCGGAAAAGATGATTAAACACCTCCACGGCTTCATTGATATTCGCTTCGCTTGCGATCGTCTCCATTCGTCCCGAATGAGCAAGACTTGTCGTTTGCGTAATGGCATCAACGATCGTTTTCGTTAACGTCGTAATTTCGTTCGCAAATTGCTTCGTTTGGCCTGCCAGCTTCATCACTTCACCAGCTACTACCGCAAACCCGCGCCCATGCTCCCCTGCACGGGCTGCTTCTATAGAAGCATTCAGCGCGAGTAGATTACTCATCTCTGCCAGTTCTTTTATTAATAAAGAAACTTTGCTGATTGACCCCGCCTCAGATTGAAGCTCATTCATCCGTTTCTCCTGAAGCTCAGAATTCAGCGTCATGGCGTTAAAAGCTTTTGTTACTTTATCCAGCTCGTTTTTGCCGGTTAGGGTCAAATCGACCATATCTACAGACATTGACTCGCCATGTTCAGTTGACTTGCGAACGCTGCTGACGGCTTGTTCGATCTCTCTCACCCGCTGCTCTGCTGAGCGAATCGTACTCATTTGCGCATCAACGGCTTCCTGCTGCAGCAGCCGGGAAATCTTGAGCATGTCCGACACAGTCAATATACCTGCAAGCTTATTTTTTAACGTAACGATGACACAATCATAAAGCACACTCTCGTGGCGGCTTAATGCGCTGTCAATGAGCTGCTGCGGTGCATAATCATAATCGACTACGAGCGGACTCGCATCCATAAGCTTTGTAATTGGTTTGTCATCATACAAATCTGCGCTAAAGCGATGGCCCAGCTTCAGGAAGAATCGATTGCGCATCATCAGACCGATAGGAGCCCCTTGCTCCCCAGTTACGATAATGCACTCACTTTCCGGATGCTTCTTAAACACAGCAATCGTCTGCCGGCATGTATGCTCTGCGTCTATTGTTGGAGCCTGACGTAAAAAATGATGCAGTCGCGTTGCTTCTGCTTTTACCGGATGCATTGTTATTTCATCAGCACGCTGCTCCGATTGCTTAACAGTCCTTTCATCGGTTCCTTTTACCTCAATCGGTTGTTGTACGTTTCCGTTAAGTGGTGTGTTTGGAGCAGTACGCTCATTTTTCTCGATAGCTGATTGTTTTTCTTTATCTAGAACAGTCGCTGTCACTTCACCCTCACCCTTCCTTCTTTTTCCTTATGCACTCACTATAGGTCGTAAGCATCAATTGAATTAGGTAGAAATGTTATCGGAATGTTAAATTCGACAATATATTTTTTAATTTCCGTAAAAACATACCTATTGAATTTTCCAATAAGAGAGTCTTTATGACTAAACAACAAAAAAGCTGTGATCCACGTACAGTTTCCTGTACGCTTCACACAGCTTTTCTATAAGACTAGTATTATTTCGAAGCTCGTTTCAAGATCCGGCAGCCGTAAGCCTTCAATTCAACACTGTTGTTTAGAGCCGCACCCGTCAACAAATCTGTATACTGCTGAGCATCTAAAGCAACCGAAGCCTCATTTGCACTGAAATTGGATACAAATACGTAGTCGTTCACACCATCCGTTCTTAATTGTGCAGTTACGCCATGCGGCAGCTCGGAATCAAGAACTCGCTTGATCCCCTCTTGCTCTATAATTCGAGTCAGAAAATCGTTTGTAAAAGCTGCTTCGTTGCGCGATGCAACATAGTAGGCTTTGCCTGCACCCAAATGATTTACCGTTAAGGCAGGGCGACCCGCATAGAAATCCTCTCCATATACAGCAAGTGCCTCCGCACCTTCAAGATGGATAAGATCACACAGCTCGCGTGCTGTATATTGGCCGCTCAGTCCAAGCTTATTTCCGTCCTTCAGCACGACCTGATTGGAATCATGATCATGCAGCGAATCGATCTCCTCGGACCAGATCCCAAGCGTCTTGCGCAGTGGTCCTGGGAAGCCTGTTAGGAAGCATAGGTCATTCTCATCAACGATACCTGTCCAATAAGTAGCGATGAAAGTACCGCCATTTTCAACAAAACGTTCAATGCGCTCGCCTACACCCGGACGCACCATATATAACATAGGAGCAATAAGAAGCTTGTACGAATCAAAGCTGCATTCCGAATCAATAATATCCACTGGAACACCCAGATCCCAGAACGGACGATAATGGCGTTTAGCCGTTTCCTCATAATGAAGACCGCTATTGCGCGGGCCTTGCGAATCCTTTACTGCCCAGCGGTTTTCCCAATCATAGATAAGCGCTACCTCTGGCTTCACAGTTGTACCTACTACTTCAGTGAGTTTCTCCAAAGCTTCGCCAAGCTCAGCCACATCACGGAAAACGCGAGTATGCTCATG from Paenibacillus sp. FSL K6-3182 carries:
- a CDS encoding PstS family phosphate ABC transporter substrate-binding protein, encoding MLKKKGFKGILMLSMVTLLVFAAACGNNSGNKGSENTGSKNNTATNAPAGEDVKLSGEIKIDGSSTVFPLTEAAAEEFNKEHKDVRVPVGVSGTGGGFKQFCAGEIAIADASRHIKDEEAAACKAAGIEYTELSVAFDGLSVVVSKDNDFIDHLTVEELNKIFTTGSTVTTWKDVRDTFPAEPIVMFSPGADSGTYDYFNEAILEKAGIRNDKAISFSEDDNALVQGVAGSKYGIGYFGFAYFEENQDKLKVVPVDGGKGAITPTYDTIKDGTYAPLSRPLFIYANNKELERPEVNAFVKYYINNIGTFAGEVGYVSLPDEQYATEAAKIK
- a CDS encoding methyl-accepting chemotaxis protein; this encodes MTATVLDKEKQSAIEKNERTAPNTPLNGNVQQPIEVKGTDERTVKQSEQRADEITMHPVKAEATRLHHFLRQAPTIDAEHTCRQTIAVFKKHPESECIIVTGEQGAPIGLMMRNRFFLKLGHRFSADLYDDKPITKLMDASPLVVDYDYAPQQLIDSALSRHESVLYDCVIVTLKNKLAGILTVSDMLKISRLLQQEAVDAQMSTIRSAEQRVREIEQAVSSVRKSTEHGESMSVDMVDLTLTGKNELDKVTKAFNAMTLNSELQEKRMNELQSEAGSISKVSLLIKELAEMSNLLALNASIEAARAGEHGRGFAVVAGEVMKLAGQTKQFANEITTLTKTIVDAITQTTSLAHSGRMETIASEANINEAVEVFNHLFRAAADNRNSAKQIGVLSEQAHQQAVHIAVEMKKLQQSYF